One genomic window of Magnolia sinica isolate HGM2019 chromosome 3, MsV1, whole genome shotgun sequence includes the following:
- the LOC131239945 gene encoding uncharacterized protein LOC131239945 isoform X4, whose amino-acid sequence MASGSLGAGTAAPPTTFPVFIDTNLDTHLAMAVSADDTVADLKRQVMIEHALCFPDIGEIAVCAVKVRRRSCFYHLSDAMLVRSAFDGIKGTWYVHMDAASTCLTKNQVRSSENPSRLESGGLEKEPHALETGACKFLDSFAGRTQSCVLNGPSTAENLLQLQPDSGTALPGYCEKPVPCDPPHRTSGVPDDPKCGSSHIENQQVLTSSQFDPIDKEIAAAKNLNLGAEDSRAELCVSPFEIIERSDSEMLKVHNPVSERNGALEAHVPLKENVRDSEQGVGRDEVPSASLVPNKGEKFKKSRDLQIDNSMGETLQPVSVPEKKRKRGKKKEAFQRPAENNSSSDARAGAHGQDASELENANLKELSSKPLNDDCSSPQNLVEMKRKKISLKFQNGVDCEAPDKNGLSAVPLLVSGADDVITSKDTVAGTGVGSLVAIGTDDTVVCSVEIEKDALGEAFGGKKGKKLKKHHTVTAIPPLVEVLENITWNMTPSLHENVTVADAAIGNHQTAEPDSHASSAPQCMSTSSKTVGRMVDSVMGINMDKFDTGKAETEMGASGQAKAYGEKKAKKSRKHRAVSSEGPNPPSVEGPENVTGDTTPLQLLAEVIVSDTNNMTALQHENVTLADDNIGIHQNGEPNPASSTAPQDIGKAAAAETVMESLMATNLNEIAGTEAEAKMDASTQVVASGDKKARKPRRRRGASSRSLNPPSVEEHGNATGDTMTSRYGNFTLGDDSTGIHQFDRTGKVVNTLSKNEELKLTTLDTSNSKNESLGMEKAETGKDRTGTLKLLEASKIIEAGDIKDRKGKKSKKTHSAGTTSHVEDATPLDSDKDFDNKEHGDVTKEVANGLSQAEKRETPETEISNNQLPCLDKEADNASRDEVTLLNTARVSGVEETTEFRDEKGRKKLKKAPASTALGTSEPLMNQHDSGSIDPAPSSHTNNAMGDMQNLDIHHTDENEKEENALPRKTKKMKSGNINLKDPLSGSTSQGKKDTRTKVDTIDCNFEGRHPKANVRDKVSCVDSSMNVANDSRVNFKRFFVPEKEQQLSVDSAEDVASREAPKKSHKERTNKPTRKPNSQSQDVFCSESPSNSRDRPKRRKKTQDSNADAVEIEGPLSKDEQGKHALHGHDNFVAPKRSKSSRAKVSNASGNNTSVHVFAVEGLKENDANQATSGGITDLGDTIYASRLGRHVVSPSNRYRVAVRKVPSKKVGEVLDNSDVEKSLLASSDSIFKHISSESSQDDGEVNDSDATTISHSNDSSTSAYTDGEQEGAHSKPASPKNQLNMDSPGTDPQVQKAGQLAWS is encoded by the exons ATGGCGAGCGGAAGCTTAGGTGCGGGAACTGCTGCTCCACCCACAACTTTCCCAGTCTTTATAGATACCAATCTCGATACCCATCTCGCCATGGCCGTCTCAGCCGACGATACCGTCGCCGATCTCAAAA GGCAAGTAATGATAGAACACGCTCTTTGCTTTCCTGACATTGGGGAGATTGCTGTTTGTGCAGTGAAG GTAAGGCGCAGGTCATGCTTCTATCACCTATCAGACGCTATGCTTGTTAGAAGTGCGTTTGATGGGATTAAAGGAACTTGGTATGTTCACATGGACGCTGCTTCAACATGCTTGACGAAAAACCAAGTGAGGTCCAGTGAAAACCCTTCAAGACTGGAGAGTGGAGGGCTGGAAAAGGAGCCTCATGCATTAGAGACTGGGGCCTGCAAGTTTCTGGATAGTTTTGCAGGACGAACTCAGAGTTGTGTCCTGAATGGCCCTTCAACTGCTGAAAATCTTCTTCAACTTCAACCTGATTCTGGCACTGCATTGCCTGGTTATTGTGAAAAGCCAGTGCCGTGTGATCCTCCTCACAGAACATCAGGAGTTCCTGATGATCCCAAATGTGGAAGTAGCCACATTGAGAACCAACAAGTTCTCACCAGCAGCCAGTTTGATCCCATTGACAAAGAGATAGCAGCAGCCAAAAACTTAAACCTGGGAGCAGAAGATTCACGTGCTGAATTGTGTGTATccccatttgaaattattgaaagGTCAGATTCTGAAATGCTGAAAGTACACAATCCAGTCAGTGAAAGAAACGGAGCCTTGGAAGCTCATGTTCCATTAAAAGAAAATGTCAGAGATTCGGAGCAGGGAGTTGGCAGGGACGAAGTGCCATCGGCATCTTTGGTTCCCAACAAGGgggaaaaattcaagaaaagTAGGGATTTGCAAATTGATAACAGCATGGGAGAGACTTTGCAGCCTGTATCTGTTCCAGAGAAAAAGAGGAAGAGGGGAAAGAAAAAGGAAGCTTTTCAGAGACCTGCTGAAAATAATTCAAGTAGTGATGCTAGAGCTGGTGCACATGGTCAAGATGCGTCTGAATTAGAAAATGCTAACTTAAAGGAGTTATCCAGTAAACCTCTGAATGATGACTGTTCATCACCCCAGAATCTTGttgaaatgaaaaggaagaaaatatctTTGAAATTTCAAAATGGAGTAGATTGTGAAGCTCCTGACAAAAATGGATTGTCTGCAGTGCCTCTCCTGGTAAGTGGGGCCGATGATGTGATTACATCAAAGGATACTGTTGCTGGAACTGGTGTTGGTTCTCTTGTGGCGATTGGTACAGATGATACTGTTGTTTGCAGTGTGGAAATTGAGAAGGATGCTCTGGGAGAAGCCTTTGGAGGGAAAAAAGGGAAGAAGCTGAAGAAGCACCACACTGTTACTGCTATTCCACCTTTAGTTGAAGTACTAGAGAATATTACTTGGAATATGACACCTTCGCTACACGAGAATGTTACTGTTGCTGATGCTGCTATTGGCAATCATCAGACTGCTGAACCTGATAGTCACGCATCTAGTGCACCTCAGTGTATGAGTACATCAAGCAAAACTGTTGGTAGAATGGTGGACTCCGTCATGGGTATCAATATGGATAAATTTGACACAGGTAAGGCAGAAACTGAAATGGGTGCATCAGGGCAAGCAAAGGCATACGGAGAGAAGAAAGCAAAGAAGTCAAGGAAACATCGTGCAGTTAGTTCAGAAGGCCCGAACCCACCTTCAGTTGAAGGTCCTGAAAATGTCACGGGGGATACTACACCTCTGCAACTATTGGCTGAAGTAATCGTTAGTGACACAAATAATATGACAGCTTTGCAACATGAGAATGTCACCCTTGCTGATGACAATATCGgcatccatcaaaatggtgaaCCCAACCCTGCATCATCAACTGCTCCCCAAGATATTGGTAAAGCAGCTGCTGCTGAAACTGTGATGGAGTCTCTCATGGCCACCAATCTGAATGAAATTGCGGGGACCGAGGCAGAGGCCAAGATGGATGCATCAACACAAGTAGTCGCATCTGGAGATAAAAAAGCGAGGAAGCCGAGGAGGCGTCGTGGTGCTAGTTCAAGAAGCCTCAACCCACCTTCAGTTGAAGAACATGGCAATGCCACTGGGGATACTATGACTTCTAGGTATGGGAATTTCACCCTTGGTGATGACAGTACTGGCATTCATCAGTTTGATAGAACCGGAAAAGTGGTTAATACCCTGTCAAAGAACGAAGAACTTAAATTGACAACATTAGACACAAGTAATTCGAAGAATGAATCCTTGGGTATGGAGAAAGCAGAAACAGGTAAAGATAGGACTGGCACTTTGAAGTTGCTGGAGGCCTCCAAAATTATAGAAGCTGGGGATATCAAAgatagaaaaggaaagaagtcAAAGAAAACTCATAGTGCTGGTACAACGAGCCATGTTGAAGATGCCACTCCTTTGGATTCTGATAAAGATTTTGATAATAAAGAACATGGTGATGTAACTAAGGAAGTGGCTAATGGCTTGTCACAGGCGGAAAAGAGAGAAACACCGGAAACAGAAATTTCAAATAATCAGTTGCCATGCCTTGACAAGGAAGCAGATAACGCGAGTAGAGATGAGGTCACTCTGTTAAACACAGCTAGAGTCTCTGGAGTTGAAGAGACTACAGAGTTTAGAgatgagaaaggaagaaagaagttGAAGAAAGCACCAGCTTCCACTGCATTGGGCACATCTGAACCGTTGATGAATCAGCATGACAGTGGTTCTATAGATCCTGCACCTTCCAGCCACACGAACAATGCCATGGGTGACATGCAAAATCTTGATATCCATCACACtgatgaaaatgagaaagaggagAATGCTTTGCCTAGAAAAACGAAGAAAATGAAGTCAGGAAATATAAATTTAAAGGATCCTTTATCTGGATCTACGTCACAAGGGAAGAAGGATACTCGGACCAAGGTTGATACTATTGATTGTAATTTTGAGGGGAGGCATCCCAAGGCCAATGTGAGAGACAAAGTCTCTTGTGTAGATAGCTCTATGAATGTAGCTAATGATAGTAGGGTCAACTTCAAAAGGTTCTTTGTGCCTGAAAAAGAGCAGCAACTGTCTGTTGACTCTGCTGAAGATGTAGCATCTAGGGAAGCTCCAAAGAAATCACAcaaagagagaactaataagccTACAAGAAAACCTAATTCTCAATCTCAAGATGTGTTTTGTTCAGAGAGCCCCTCCAATTCACGTGATCGCCCCAAGCGTAGAAAGAAAACACAAGATAGCAATGCGGATGCTGTTGAAATTGAAGGACCCTTATCAAAggatgagcagggcaaacatgcgCTGCATGGTCATGATAATTTTGTGGCTCCAAAGAGAAGCAAATCCTCAAGGGCAAAGGTTAGCAATGCTTCTGGAAACAATACCTCCGTGCATGTGTTTGCAGTTGAGGGTTTGAAAGAAAATGATGCAAACCAGGCCACATCAGGTGGTATTACTGATTTAGGGGACACAATTTATGCTAGTAGATTGGGTAGGCATGTTGTGTCACCTTCCAACCGTTACCGTGTGGCAGTTAGAAAGGTCCCTAGTAAGAAAGTCGGGGAAGTATTGGACAATTCAGACGTAGAGAAGAGCTTGCTAGCTTCTTCAGACTCGATATTCAAGCATATTAGTAGTGAAAGTTCTCAAGATGATGGTGAAGTAAATGATTCTGATGCAACCACCATTAGTCATTCGAATGATTCCTCTACATCTGCTTATACGGATGGAGAACAGGAAGGAGCACACTCGAAACCTGCATCACCAAAAAACCAGTTAAACATGGATTCACCAGGAACTG
- the LOC131239945 gene encoding uncharacterized protein LOC131239945 isoform X3, which produces MASGSLGAGTAAPPTTFPVFIDTNLDTHLAMAVSADDTVADLKRQVMIEHALCFPDIGEIAVCAVKVRRRSCFYHLSDAMLVRSAFDGIKGTWYVHMDAASTCLTKNQVRSSENPSRLESGGLEKEPHALETGACKFLDSFAGRTQSCVLNGPSTAENLLQLQPDSGTALPGYCEKPVPCDPPHRTSGVPDDPKCGSSHIENQQVLTSSQFDPIDKEIAAAKNLNLGAEDSRAELCVSPFEIIERSDSEMLKVHNPVSERNGALEAHVPLKENVRDSEQGVGRDEVPSASLVPNKGEKFKKSRDLQIDNSMGETLQPVSVPEKKRKRGKKKEAFQRPAENNSSSDARAGAHGQDASELENANLKELSSKPLNDDCSSPQNLVEMKRKKISLKFQNGVDCEAPDKNGLSAVPLLVSGADDVITSKDTVAGTGVGSLVAIGTDDTVVCSVEIEKDALGEAFGGKKGKKLKKHHTVTAIPPLVEVLENITWNMTPSLHENVTVADAAIGNHQTAEPDSHASSAPQCMSTSSKTVGRMVDSVMGINMDKFDTGKAETEMGASGQAKAYGEKKAKKSRKHRAVSSEGPNPPSVEGPENVTGDTTPLQLLAEVIVSDTNNMTALQHENVTLADDNIGIHQNGEPNPASSTAPQDIGKAAAAETVMESLMATNLNEIAGTEAEAKMDASTQVVASGDKKARKPRRRRGASSRSLNPPSVEEHGNATGDTMTSRYGNFTLGDDSTGIHQFDRTGKVVNTLSKNEELKLTTLDTSNSKNESLGMEKAETGKDRTGTLKLLEASKIIEAGDIKDRKGKKSKKTHSAGTTSHVEDATPLDSDKDFDNKEHGDVTKEVANGLSQAEKRETPETEISNNQLPCLDKEADNASRDEVTLLNTARVSGVEETTEFRDEKGRKKLKKAPASTALGTSEPLMNQHDSGSIDPAPSSHTNNAMGDMQNLDIHHTDENEKEENALPRKTKKMKSGNINLKDPLSGSTSQGKKDTRTKVDTIDCNFEGRHPKANVRDKVSCVDSSMNVANDSRVNFKRFFVPEKEQQLSVDSAEDVASREAPKKSHKERTNKPTRKPNSQSQDVFCSESPSNSRDRPKRRKKTQDSNADAVEIEGPLSKDEQGKHALHGHDNFVAPKRSKSSRAKVSNASGNNTSVHVFAVEGLKENDANQATSGGITDLGDTIYASRLGRHVVSPSNRYRVAVRKVPSKKVGEVLDNSDVEKSLLASSDSIFKHISSESSQDDGEVNDSDATTISHSNDSSTSAYTDGEQEGAHSKPASPKNQLNMDSPGTVYFLNPKYHYCRNLYEDNSLKMDAHEVCNHLFPDCTRKDTFGSEDQVHRLHMVE; this is translated from the exons ATGGCGAGCGGAAGCTTAGGTGCGGGAACTGCTGCTCCACCCACAACTTTCCCAGTCTTTATAGATACCAATCTCGATACCCATCTCGCCATGGCCGTCTCAGCCGACGATACCGTCGCCGATCTCAAAA GGCAAGTAATGATAGAACACGCTCTTTGCTTTCCTGACATTGGGGAGATTGCTGTTTGTGCAGTGAAG GTAAGGCGCAGGTCATGCTTCTATCACCTATCAGACGCTATGCTTGTTAGAAGTGCGTTTGATGGGATTAAAGGAACTTGGTATGTTCACATGGACGCTGCTTCAACATGCTTGACGAAAAACCAAGTGAGGTCCAGTGAAAACCCTTCAAGACTGGAGAGTGGAGGGCTGGAAAAGGAGCCTCATGCATTAGAGACTGGGGCCTGCAAGTTTCTGGATAGTTTTGCAGGACGAACTCAGAGTTGTGTCCTGAATGGCCCTTCAACTGCTGAAAATCTTCTTCAACTTCAACCTGATTCTGGCACTGCATTGCCTGGTTATTGTGAAAAGCCAGTGCCGTGTGATCCTCCTCACAGAACATCAGGAGTTCCTGATGATCCCAAATGTGGAAGTAGCCACATTGAGAACCAACAAGTTCTCACCAGCAGCCAGTTTGATCCCATTGACAAAGAGATAGCAGCAGCCAAAAACTTAAACCTGGGAGCAGAAGATTCACGTGCTGAATTGTGTGTATccccatttgaaattattgaaagGTCAGATTCTGAAATGCTGAAAGTACACAATCCAGTCAGTGAAAGAAACGGAGCCTTGGAAGCTCATGTTCCATTAAAAGAAAATGTCAGAGATTCGGAGCAGGGAGTTGGCAGGGACGAAGTGCCATCGGCATCTTTGGTTCCCAACAAGGgggaaaaattcaagaaaagTAGGGATTTGCAAATTGATAACAGCATGGGAGAGACTTTGCAGCCTGTATCTGTTCCAGAGAAAAAGAGGAAGAGGGGAAAGAAAAAGGAAGCTTTTCAGAGACCTGCTGAAAATAATTCAAGTAGTGATGCTAGAGCTGGTGCACATGGTCAAGATGCGTCTGAATTAGAAAATGCTAACTTAAAGGAGTTATCCAGTAAACCTCTGAATGATGACTGTTCATCACCCCAGAATCTTGttgaaatgaaaaggaagaaaatatctTTGAAATTTCAAAATGGAGTAGATTGTGAAGCTCCTGACAAAAATGGATTGTCTGCAGTGCCTCTCCTGGTAAGTGGGGCCGATGATGTGATTACATCAAAGGATACTGTTGCTGGAACTGGTGTTGGTTCTCTTGTGGCGATTGGTACAGATGATACTGTTGTTTGCAGTGTGGAAATTGAGAAGGATGCTCTGGGAGAAGCCTTTGGAGGGAAAAAAGGGAAGAAGCTGAAGAAGCACCACACTGTTACTGCTATTCCACCTTTAGTTGAAGTACTAGAGAATATTACTTGGAATATGACACCTTCGCTACACGAGAATGTTACTGTTGCTGATGCTGCTATTGGCAATCATCAGACTGCTGAACCTGATAGTCACGCATCTAGTGCACCTCAGTGTATGAGTACATCAAGCAAAACTGTTGGTAGAATGGTGGACTCCGTCATGGGTATCAATATGGATAAATTTGACACAGGTAAGGCAGAAACTGAAATGGGTGCATCAGGGCAAGCAAAGGCATACGGAGAGAAGAAAGCAAAGAAGTCAAGGAAACATCGTGCAGTTAGTTCAGAAGGCCCGAACCCACCTTCAGTTGAAGGTCCTGAAAATGTCACGGGGGATACTACACCTCTGCAACTATTGGCTGAAGTAATCGTTAGTGACACAAATAATATGACAGCTTTGCAACATGAGAATGTCACCCTTGCTGATGACAATATCGgcatccatcaaaatggtgaaCCCAACCCTGCATCATCAACTGCTCCCCAAGATATTGGTAAAGCAGCTGCTGCTGAAACTGTGATGGAGTCTCTCATGGCCACCAATCTGAATGAAATTGCGGGGACCGAGGCAGAGGCCAAGATGGATGCATCAACACAAGTAGTCGCATCTGGAGATAAAAAAGCGAGGAAGCCGAGGAGGCGTCGTGGTGCTAGTTCAAGAAGCCTCAACCCACCTTCAGTTGAAGAACATGGCAATGCCACTGGGGATACTATGACTTCTAGGTATGGGAATTTCACCCTTGGTGATGACAGTACTGGCATTCATCAGTTTGATAGAACCGGAAAAGTGGTTAATACCCTGTCAAAGAACGAAGAACTTAAATTGACAACATTAGACACAAGTAATTCGAAGAATGAATCCTTGGGTATGGAGAAAGCAGAAACAGGTAAAGATAGGACTGGCACTTTGAAGTTGCTGGAGGCCTCCAAAATTATAGAAGCTGGGGATATCAAAgatagaaaaggaaagaagtcAAAGAAAACTCATAGTGCTGGTACAACGAGCCATGTTGAAGATGCCACTCCTTTGGATTCTGATAAAGATTTTGATAATAAAGAACATGGTGATGTAACTAAGGAAGTGGCTAATGGCTTGTCACAGGCGGAAAAGAGAGAAACACCGGAAACAGAAATTTCAAATAATCAGTTGCCATGCCTTGACAAGGAAGCAGATAACGCGAGTAGAGATGAGGTCACTCTGTTAAACACAGCTAGAGTCTCTGGAGTTGAAGAGACTACAGAGTTTAGAgatgagaaaggaagaaagaagttGAAGAAAGCACCAGCTTCCACTGCATTGGGCACATCTGAACCGTTGATGAATCAGCATGACAGTGGTTCTATAGATCCTGCACCTTCCAGCCACACGAACAATGCCATGGGTGACATGCAAAATCTTGATATCCATCACACtgatgaaaatgagaaagaggagAATGCTTTGCCTAGAAAAACGAAGAAAATGAAGTCAGGAAATATAAATTTAAAGGATCCTTTATCTGGATCTACGTCACAAGGGAAGAAGGATACTCGGACCAAGGTTGATACTATTGATTGTAATTTTGAGGGGAGGCATCCCAAGGCCAATGTGAGAGACAAAGTCTCTTGTGTAGATAGCTCTATGAATGTAGCTAATGATAGTAGGGTCAACTTCAAAAGGTTCTTTGTGCCTGAAAAAGAGCAGCAACTGTCTGTTGACTCTGCTGAAGATGTAGCATCTAGGGAAGCTCCAAAGAAATCACAcaaagagagaactaataagccTACAAGAAAACCTAATTCTCAATCTCAAGATGTGTTTTGTTCAGAGAGCCCCTCCAATTCACGTGATCGCCCCAAGCGTAGAAAGAAAACACAAGATAGCAATGCGGATGCTGTTGAAATTGAAGGACCCTTATCAAAggatgagcagggcaaacatgcgCTGCATGGTCATGATAATTTTGTGGCTCCAAAGAGAAGCAAATCCTCAAGGGCAAAGGTTAGCAATGCTTCTGGAAACAATACCTCCGTGCATGTGTTTGCAGTTGAGGGTTTGAAAGAAAATGATGCAAACCAGGCCACATCAGGTGGTATTACTGATTTAGGGGACACAATTTATGCTAGTAGATTGGGTAGGCATGTTGTGTCACCTTCCAACCGTTACCGTGTGGCAGTTAGAAAGGTCCCTAGTAAGAAAGTCGGGGAAGTATTGGACAATTCAGACGTAGAGAAGAGCTTGCTAGCTTCTTCAGACTCGATATTCAAGCATATTAGTAGTGAAAGTTCTCAAGATGATGGTGAAGTAAATGATTCTGATGCAACCACCATTAGTCATTCGAATGATTCCTCTACATCTGCTTATACGGATGGAGAACAGGAAGGAGCACACTCGAAACCTGCATCACCAAAAAACCAGTTAAACATGGATTCACCAGGAACTG